A genome region from Gossypium hirsutum isolate 1008001.06 chromosome A04, Gossypium_hirsutum_v2.1, whole genome shotgun sequence includes the following:
- the LOC107947964 gene encoding disease resistance protein SUMM2-like, which yields MGGVGKTTIMKHIHNDLLKEQRFERVIWVTISKEFNVMKVQDDIAGALKLKKDWPKEGDKLRRAAILSEMLKKAGKHVLILDDVWDEVSLEEVGLPEPSGSNGCKLVLTTRSEHVCKYMGCRVIKVKPLSEQQALTLFLSKVGPNIVQNQTLMPILRLVVKECAGLPLTIVVVAGTLKGEEDPLIWKNAIRELKGRIEKVEGVEAKVIERLKFSFDHLKDEKVKYCFLHCALYPEDYEIKKDELIECWIEEGFIDDMGTREEMKDKGHVILKKLENNCLLENVSSGFVKIHDAVREMTFLITRMNPRYMIQASLQLDELPKKEQWSPDIEKCSQFVLYRDRELPNSISELKNLTTLLLCGCEELRDLPCLSMLQELKKLDLSGTKIEEVPEGMDMLIKLRYLDLDVSTLKEIPAGLLPKLVHLQHLSFDMENEKVSLKLEEMEPLKKLECLTGRLEDISELNKFISSMQQIKKNLMKCNLVVGESNIPSTSDKRLTIGGVHDWEGLEVLELEDLPKLSALIMKDEGIGSPTTSTLASPATFSHLKQITIFRCSSMKTLLPHWLLPNLQNLEEIWVQECHQLVEILGVPILEVEEKGSDALIKFHLPKLRELRLIVLPNLKSICGQSGVMVCNSLQLIYVYSWNELKRIPPFVPLVGNGHPYAYAPPSLTIRSSTEWWESLEWHEHPNFKNVLRFNPFGRMKAVGFRDAINKDFIAQELDNDRKDDQQEEGVAMGR from the exons ATGGGCGGTGTGGGTAAAACCACTATCATGAAGCACATCCACAATGATCTTTTGAAAGAACAAAGATTCGAAAGGGTAATCTGGGTTACCATATCAAAGGAGTTCAATGTAATGAAGGTACAAGATGATATTGCAGGTGCTTTGAAGTTGAAGAAAGATTGGCCCAAAGAAGGAGATAAGCTCAGACGAGCAGCAATCTTGTCAGAAATGCTGAAGAAAGCAGGAAAGCATGTTCTAATCCTAGATGATGTGTGGGATGAAGTCTCTCTAGAAGAAGTTGGGCTCCCGGAGCCGAGTGGCAGCAATGGCTGCAAGTTGGTGTTGACAACCCGTTCGGAGCATGTCTGTAAGTATATGGGCTGCAGGGTGATAAAAGTGAAGCCCCTTTCGGAACAACAGGCATTGACACTATTCTTGAGTAAAGTTGGACCTAACATAGTGCAAAATCAAACTTTAATGCCAATTTTGAGGCTCGTTGTCAAAGAATGTGCGGGTCTGCCTCTTACAATTGTCGTCGTAGCTGGTACATTGAAAGGAGAAGAGGACCCTCTTATTTGGAAAAACGCAATCAGAGAATTGAAAGGGAGAATAGAAAAAGTGGAAGGAGTGGAAGCTAAAGTGATAGAACGTTTGAAATTTAGCTTCGATCACTTAAAGGACGAGAAAGTGAAATATTGTTTCTTACATTGCGCGTTATATCCTGaagattatgaaattaaaaaagatgAACTAATTGAGTGCTGGATTGAGGAGGGATTCATAGATGATATGGGTACAAGAGAAGAAATGAAAGACAAGGGCCATGTTATTTTGAAGAAGTTAGAAAATAATTGCTTGTTGGAAAATGTCTCGAGTGGCTTTGTGAAAATACATGATGCGGTGAGAGAAATGACATTTTTGATTACAAGAATGAATCCTCGATATATGATACAAGCAAGTTTGCAATTAGATGAGTTACCAAAAAAGGAGCAATGGAGTCCGGATATTGAGAAA TGTTCTCAATTTGTCCTTTACAGAGACCGAGAGTTACCAAATTCCATCTCTGAACTAAAGAACCTCACAACATTGTTGCTTTGTGGCTGTGAAGAATTAAGAGATCTGCCATGTCTTTCAATGCTTCAAGAATTGAAGAAGTTGGATCTTTCTGGGACTAAAATTGAGGAAGTCCCTGAAGGAATGGATATGCTGATAAAGCTAAGATATCTTGATCTTGATGTGTCCACTCTTAAAGAGATACCCGCTGGACTTTTACCAAAACTCGTTCACCTTCAGCACTTGAGTTTTGATATGGAGAATGAAAAAGTAAGTCTAAAATTAGAGGAGATGGAACCATTGAAGAAGTTGGAGTGCTTAACCGGACGTTTAGAAGACATCAGTGAATTGAATAAGTTCATCTCCTCAATGCAACAAATTAAGAAAAATCTCATGAAGTGCAATTTAGTGGTGGGTGAGTCAAATATCCCTTCTACAAGTGATAAAAGATTAACAATTGGAGGAGTCCACGATTGGGAAG GCCTCGAGGTGCTGGAACTTGAAGATCTGCCAAAGTTGAGTGCCCTTATTATGAAAGATGAAGGAATTGGTTCACCAACAACATCAACATTGGCTTCACCTGCCACCTTTTCCCATCTTAAGCAAATTACGATATTCAGATGCTCAAGTATGAAGACGTTGCTTCCACATTGGTTGCTTCCAAATCTCCAAAACCTGGAAGAAATTTGGGTGCAAGAATGTCATCAGCTAGTAGAAATATTGGGAGTACCAATATTAGAAGttgaagaaaaagggagtgatgCATTAATCAAATTCCATCTTCCCAAATTGAGAGAATTGAGACTAATTGTATTACCAAATTTGAAGAGCATTTGCGGACAAAGTGGAGTGATGGTTTGCAATTCTCTCCAACTTATCTATGTTTATAGTTGGAATGAACTGAAGAgaattcctccatttgttccccTTGTTGGCAATGGGCACCCATATGCATATGCTCCACCTTCCCTTACCATAAGGTCAAGCACAGAATGGTGGGAATCGTTGGAGTGGCATGAACATCCAAACTTTAAAAATGTTCTTCGCTTCAACCCCTTTGGAAGGATGAAAG CTGTAGGTTTCAGAGATGCCATAAATAAGGATTTCATAGCTCAAGAACTTGACAATGACAGGAAAGATGACCAACAAGAAGAAGGAGTTGCTATGGGAAGATAG